In one Branchiostoma floridae strain S238N-H82 unplaced genomic scaffold, Bfl_VNyyK Sc7u5tJ_1338, whole genome shotgun sequence genomic region, the following are encoded:
- the LOC118407405 gene encoding matrix metalloproteinase-14-like isoform X2: MNTCTFLAVLVSAAFDCVLADMTMQGGMNYLMNFGYMDPPSMQTGQLQSEDAMREAISMFQEFANITVTGKLDNETMAMMAMPRCGVPDMMGTHSRGMARRRRRYALQGSTWPKRDLTWSLADADYTPDLGKGDVDEAITRAFQLWQDQTPLTFTRVSPPTQADIFIKFAPIEHGDGAPFDGPGGTLAHAFFPQFGGDAHFDESEQWTVKTASGTNLLQVAAHEFGHSLGLSHSEISDALMAPFYRGYEPDFVLHSDDIAGIQMLYGMPDMERPTPRPDAGMTPNPNPNPDVPDTCSGELDAITITEDGKTYAFRGNYFWELNSAGMVAGYPKLISDVWGDLPGDLDAAMYYRANKKLYFYKGDQYWRYTSTQLDTGYPRPMSQWGGVPSSVDSAYIWSGNGRLYFTKDDQYYRYRAGTGVDRGYPRDLSVWNGVPADGVDTVMQWVNGRTYFFKGSQYWRFNDTTFSVDPGYPKSTAQYWFGCMMEMEPTTPKPTTPKLPPCDLQGVNSGVNVVPTVVLPSLLSVLVAKLLLF, encoded by the exons ATGAACACCTGCACGTTTCTGGCCGTGCTCGTGTCGGCCGCGTTCGACTGCGTCCTTGCCGACATGACCATGCAGGGGGGAATG AACTACCTGATGAATTTCGGCTACATGGACCCGCCGTCCATGCAGACGGGTCAGCTGCAGAGCGAGGACGCCATGAGGGAAGCCATCTCTATGTTCCAGGAATTCGCAAACATTACAGTGACAG GTAAGCTCGACAATGAAACCATGGCCATGATGGCGATGCCCCGGTGCGGCGTGCCGGACATGATGGGCACCCACTCCCGCGGGATGGCCCGCCGGCGCCGCCGGTACGCGCTGCAGGGAAGCACCTGGCCCAAGCGGGACCTGACCTGGAGCCTCGCTGATGCCGACTACACGCCGGACCTGGGAAAGGGCGACGTCGATGAGGCCATCACGCGAGCCTTTCAG CTGTGGCAGGACCAAACCCCCCTGACGTTCACCAGAGTGAGCCCGCCCACCCAAGCCGACATCTTCATCAAGTTTGCGCCCATCGAACACGGGGACGGCGCGCCTTTCGACGGGCCGGGGGGCACGCTGGCGCATGCGTTCTTCCCTCAGTTCGGGGGCGACGCCCACTTCGACGAGTCGGAACAAtggacagtcaaaactgcctCAG GAACTAACCTGTTACAAGTAGCAGCTCACGAGTTCGGCCACTCCCTGGGCCTGTCCCACTCCGAAATCTCAGACGCCCTCATGGCGCCCTTCTACCGAGGCTACGAGCCCGACTTCGTGCTCCACTCTGACGATATCGCAGGGATACAGATGCTGTATG GTATGCCAGATATGGAGCGGCCCACCCCGCGACCCGACGCCGGCATGACACCCAACCCGAACCCCAACCCTGACGTCCCGGACACCTGCAGCGGAGAGCTGGACGCCATcaccatcacagaggacggcaAGACATACGCCTTCAGAG GGAACTACTTCTGGGAGCTGAACTCCGCTGGGATGGTTGCCGGCTATCCTAAGCTTATTTCTGACGTGTGGGGCGATCTTCCCGGGGACCTGGATGCCGCTATGTACTACAGAGCCAACAAGAAACTCTACTTCTATAAG GGGGACCAGTACTGGCGTTACACCAGCACCCAGCTGGACACCGGCTACCCCCGCCCCATGAGCCAGTGGGGAGGCGTTCCTAGCAGCGTCGACTCCGCCTACATCTGGTCTGGAAACGGCAGGCTCTACTTTACCAAAG ATGACCAATACTACCGGTACAGGGCCGGGACGGGGGTGGACAGGGGCTACCCACGTGACCTGTCGGTGTGGAACGGTGTTCCCGCGGATGGCGTCGACACGGTAATGCAGTGGGTCAACGGGAGGACATACTTCTTCAAG GGCAGCCAGTACTGGCGTTTCAACGACACGACTTTCAGTGTGGACCCCGGTTACCCAAAGTCCACCGCGCAGTACTGGTTCGGGTGTATGATGGAGATGGAGCCGACCACGCCCAAACCGACCACGCCCAAGCTGCCGCCATGTGACCTACAGGGCGTCAACAGCGGGGTCAACGTGGTCCCTACCGTTGTCTTACCTTCACTTCTGTCAGTGTTAGTGGCTAAACTCCTGCTCTTTTGA